From the Actinomycetes bacterium genome, the window AGCTGCGGGGTGGGGGGCCGATGTAGGTGGAGTCGGGCCGGATCAGCCGGTTGTCGGCGTACTGCTCGCGGATGTGGGCGGTCCAGCCGGCCATCCGGGAGGTGGCGAACAGGGTCGTGTAGAGGTCGGGCGGGATGCCGAGGGCCGAGTACACGCTTGCGGTGTAGAAGTCCACGTTCGGGTACAGGCCCTTCTCCTCCATGACCGTCTCCTGGACCCGGGCCGAGGTCTCGTACCAACGGGTGTCGCCGAGCTGCTTGCCGAGCCGCTCGCCCATCTCCCGGAGCACGGTCGCGCGCGGGTCCCAGGTCTTGTAGACGCGGTGGCCGAAGCCCATGATCTTCTGCTTCTGCGCCAACCGCTGCCTGACCCAGTCGGCGGCCCGCTCGGGGGTGCCGATGTCGTCGAGCATGTAGCGGACCTGCTCGATGGCGCCGCCGTGGAGCGGGCCCTGCAGGGTGGCGACGGCCGCGGTCGCGCCCGCGTACATGTCGGCCAGGGTGGCCGCGGCGACCCGGCCGGCGAACGTGGACGCGTTCAAGGTGTGGTCGGCATACAGGACCAGGACCACGTCGAAGTCGCGGGTGACGGCCGGGTCAGGCTCCTTCCCGGTCAGCGCGTAGAGGAAGCTGCCAGCGATCGACAGGTCGTCGCGGGGCTCGACCGGGTCCGAGCCGCTGCGCTGGCGCTGGTAGGTGGCGACGATCTGCGGGGTCTTGGCGATCAGCCGGTAGGCCTTGCGCAGGTTGGCCTCTTGCGAGTCGTCGTCACCGTCGAGGTCGTGGACCGCTGCGGCCGACACCGCCGTCCGGAGCGCGGTCATCGGGCCGGTCTGGCCGGCGATCGAGGTGACGAGCTGGACGAGGGCGTCGTCCAAGGTGCTCTCGGCGCGCAGGGTCGCGGTGGTCTCCTCGAGCTGCGCCCGGGTCGGCAGCTCCAGGTGGTGGAGGAGGTAGACGATCTCCTCGAACGTGGCGTGCTCGGCCAGCTCGCCGATGTCGTACCCGGCGTAGTAGAGCCTCCCCTTCTGCCCGTCGACGTCGGAGATCTTGGTCTCGGCGGCGACCACGCCCTCGAGTCCCTTACCCTTGCCGCTACCAGCCATTGCGCTGCCTCCAGGTCTCACCAGGGGTGGGCTGCCGCTCTTATCGTAGGCAACCTGCCCGTTCCCGCACATCACTGGCGTACCGGC encodes:
- a CDS encoding citrate/2-methylcitrate synthase gives rise to the protein MAGSGKGKGLEGVVAAETKISDVDGQKGRLYYAGYDIGELAEHATFEEIVYLLHHLELPTRAQLEETTATLRAESTLDDALVQLVTSIAGQTGPMTALRTAVSAAAVHDLDGDDDSQEANLRKAYRLIAKTPQIVATYQRQRSGSDPVEPRDDLSIAGSFLYALTGKEPDPAVTRDFDVVLVLYADHTLNASTFAGRVAAATLADMYAGATAAVATLQGPLHGGAIEQVRYMLDDIGTPERAADWVRQRLAQKQKIMGFGHRVYKTWDPRATVLREMGERLGKQLGDTRWYETSARVQETVMEEKGLYPNVDFYTASVYSALGIPPDLYTTLFATSRMAGWTAHIREQYADNRLIRPDSTYIGPPPRSYRPLDARG